The following nucleotide sequence is from Methanolinea sp..
TGCCGTCCCTTTCTCACCGCGGATCAACACACCACCGATACGGGGGTTGATGGCGTTAAGGAGGAGGGCCCTTTTCATGCGATCCTGTCCGACGATGGCCGAGAACGGGAGGAGGATGCGGCGGTTACGGACAGCCATGTCTTATACCTGTTGTATTCTTTCGCTTGGTAAATTAAATAGTCAATGATATCGCACACATTTTTACGGTAATTATTTTATTAAAAAATAATGGATATAAACCGATCATTATTAGTATCGATTATTAATTATTTGAAAATGCATAAGAATAAGAATAGCGATTTCTCCATTGATTATCCATGGTAGCCCACCGCCCTCCTCTCCTGTTCAGCCTCATGGTGATCTCCTTCCTGGTCTTCCCCTCCACCGCCATATACTCGTTTGAAGGTGTCCCGCTCGGGATCACGGCACAGGGGGCTGTCCAGGGGGAAATTGTTCAGACGTGGAAGATGGGAATCGGGGCTCCGCCATACACCCATGACTTCACGCTCGAGAGCCAGCCGGTATTCGCACGGGTCTACACCGGGGTCTGGGGCGGGACTGAACAGTACACCGGCTGGGTCCAGGTTGAGATCAACGGGAAAAAGCAGGAGCGCATCACGCTCTACGGCAAGGACGATATGTCCGAAGGAGTTTATGTCTCCGGCCACGGGGTGTACTGGCTTGCTGCCGAAGCAACCGGCCTGGTCAGGAAAGGGGAAAACACGGTGACGGTCACCACCTCCCGCGGTGAGCCAAACAACAAGCTCGATGGCAGGGTCTACGGTATCCTCGTCATAGCGCTGCTCGAGACCGGTGAGGGGACCGTTATCCAGTACTGGATTGCCGAGGGAAACGAGAACCTCCATGGAGAGGGATGGGCCGGGACCAGCCCGACCCGTCACGATTCATGCGCCGTGACCTTCGGCAGGGTGGCTCCCGGGGATATCCGCTCGGCTGAACTGTCCGCGGTCCTCCTCGCCTCCACCAGGGGCCAGCCGGACTATATCACCTTCAATGGCATGGATCTCGGAGTTCCGGCAGCTCCTGCGGCAGACTACCTGCCGGGCGCCCGCGATATCGGCAACGAGCGGTCGCTTGATGGCTCTGGCGGACAGGGTGTCGACAGCCGCTACACGGATTTCGAAACCTTCGAGGTCACGCCACTCATCAGGGAGACCAACACGGTCATCTTTGAGCTGGGGCGGGATCTCGACGGGGATGGGATGATCACGACCACCGGTCTTCTCTCCGAAGGCGAGGACTATATTCACCCGGTCCTTGCCATGCTCACCATAAGGCGGGAGAGCGGGGATTACCCGGCCGATCTTTCAGTTGACCCGATCACCGTCACGAATGCCTATGAGGGTGAGCGTGCGACCATCAGTGCCATCATCAGGAATACCGGGCTCGTTCCTTCCGGGCCGGCGGAAGTGGTCTATGCGGTTGATGACACACCGGTCGAAACCCGGCAGGTGGCGATCGGGTACCGGGGAATCCAGGAGGTGCAGGGAACCTGGATGGCGACACCCGGGGACCATACCGTATCAGTCTCAGTCACCGTCGCCGGGGATCCAGATCCCTCCAACAACCGGGCGTCCCGTTCCCTCAAGGTGGGAAGCCTCCCTGACCTCTCGGTCTCGCTGGGTGACCTCGAACCTTCCGGGATGACCGGCTCCCGGGATATCCCGTTCCCGATGACCGGCGCCTGCGCAGAAGTCCTCGTCCTGGCCTGGTGGCTGAGGCGCAGGCAGGCGCCCCCGAACCTACTCACCTGCCTCATCCTGGTGTCCGGGATCTTTGCCCTGGCCCTGGTCCCGGCCGCCTCGGGAACAGCCAGCGGGATCTCGGCAGTGTCGGTCCCGGTCACCATCAGGAACAGCGGCGGGAGTGATGCCCCAACGTTTATCCTCACCTTGTACCTGGACGGCGAGAAGGTGACAGAGCACGAGGTGACGGACGGCGTCCCGGCCGGAGGGGAGGTAACAGTGCGGGTTCCGGTCTTCGCCCTGCCCGGGAGTCACACCCTGCGGGTGGTAGCGGATGAACGGGGCACCATCCCGGATAACAACCGGTTAAATAACACTGCAGAGCGGGTCTATGCATTTCCCTGATGTACTGCTGTCCGGGGTGGTCATCGCGTTCGTCCTCCTCATCCCTCCCGGTGCAGCCACATATGCCGGGGACAACACGCTGCGCCCGGCTTTCCTGGAAACGGTCGTTGGCGGGTACTCTTTCGTGCTCGGGAACGGCACCTACAGCGGCATACTGGAGCCCGGGTCAGCCTATGAATCAACCCTCCTGCCTGAGGTCCCGGCTGGATCGAGTCCCTTGTACCACCGCATCTATGTCTACTGGTCCTGGAGCAAGCGCGGGCAGGCGGCAATCTTTCCTGGGATCGGTGTGCAGTCAGTGCCAGAACGGCCAGGGTCTGCGCCCGTGTTCCGGGACCGTTTCATTGATAATAAGGGGTTTGCCAGCCAGAACGATTTCTATTCAGGAATGGACACCTACGAGTTTCCGGCCGGCACCGACCTCCGCGTTCCCTTCACCATCCGGATCCTGAATACCGGCAGCGAGGGGGAGACCTTCACCATCCAGGGTATCGGGTTCCTGGCCGTCTACACTATCCCGGGAGGCAGGGAGCGGGTTATCCAGGTCATGGAAGGGGCCGACCTCCTGTACAGCCGCTACGGTATCACCCCTGAAATGGCAACAAGCAGGGTTGAGTTCCCCCTCCCCCTTGCCATCGATCGCGTTGAGGACGCCGAGCTCTTCCTTGTTGCCCCTTCCGGAGGCTATTCTCTCACCGGAGTGCCGGAGATGAACCGGCTGTTTTTCAACAGGGGAGACGAGGGTGCTGTCCCGCTCGTGCTGCGGCCTGTTGTGCATATCCTGTTTCCCTCCTTCTCCGGGAAGACCTGGACTGACATCTTCACGGCCACGGAGCTGCAGCAGATCGGGATAGACCGGCGGGAAGTAAAACCGTTTCTCCGTGCAGGCGGGAACCGTGCAGAGGTACAGGACAACGGGGACTACCTCCAGCTAACCAATGCGGTCCTGGAGGTGACCTATGGCGGCAGATGACGGTGCGGTCAGCCTGCGGGGGGTCTCAAAGCAGTACAGCGCTACGGTAAGCGCACTCCGGGAGGTCACGTTCTCGGTTGAGAATGGCGAGTTCGTGACCATTGTCGGGCGCAGCGGGAGCGGGAAGAGCACCCTCCTCTACATCATCGGAGGGCTCGACTACCCGACTGCCGGTGAGGTCTGGGTCTCGGGGTCGCCCACCAATTACCGCGACCATGCGGCACTGGTCAGGCTGCGCCGGGAGAAGGTCGGGTTCGTCTTCCAGCAGTTCAACCTCCTCCCGGCCATGACCGCGGCCGACAACGTCGCTTATCCCCTCCTGTTCCACCGCAGGCCCCGCGTAGAGCGGCAGGCCCGGGCACAGGAGCTGCTCGACCTGGTCGGCCTCGCCGACCGGGCAGGGCACTACCCGGCTGAACTCTCAGGCGGTGAGCAGCAGCGGGTGGCTATCGCGAGAGCGCTTGTGGCAAGCCCCCCGATCGTGCTCGCCGATGAGCCGACCGGGAACCTCGATTCAAAGACCAGCCGCGGGATCTACAGTCTCCTCCGTGAAGTGAACCAGGAACGGAACACCACGTTCCTGGTCGTGACCCACGAGCGGGATCTTGCCGGCTTCTCGGACCGGAGTATCGAGCTCCTGGACGGGAAGGTGGTGGCATGATTGCCGATTATGCAGCAATCGCGATCCGGCACCTCTGGAAGAAGCGGCTCCGGTTTTTCATGACCGTGCTTGGGATAGCAATCGGGGTCGCTGCAGTGATCGGGACGATCTCCCTTGGGGAGGGGATCCGGTATAATGCTGTCGAGACCATCAAAACACATTCGGACCTCACGCTGGTTACCGTCCAACCGGAAGTCAGGGGGAGCACGGTCCAGCTGGTGACCGGTTCACGGATTGCCGAGATCCGCACGTTTCCCCACGTGGTGAGCGCGGAAGGGATCACCCGCGATACTTATGCAACGGCCCGC
It contains:
- a CDS encoding DUF3344 domain-containing protein, which translates into the protein MVAHRPPLLFSLMVISFLVFPSTAIYSFEGVPLGITAQGAVQGEIVQTWKMGIGAPPYTHDFTLESQPVFARVYTGVWGGTEQYTGWVQVEINGKKQERITLYGKDDMSEGVYVSGHGVYWLAAEATGLVRKGENTVTVTTSRGEPNNKLDGRVYGILVIALLETGEGTVIQYWIAEGNENLHGEGWAGTSPTRHDSCAVTFGRVAPGDIRSAELSAVLLASTRGQPDYITFNGMDLGVPAAPAADYLPGARDIGNERSLDGSGGQGVDSRYTDFETFEVTPLIRETNTVIFELGRDLDGDGMITTTGLLSEGEDYIHPVLAMLTIRRESGDYPADLSVDPITVTNAYEGERATISAIIRNTGLVPSGPAEVVYAVDDTPVETRQVAIGYRGIQEVQGTWMATPGDHTVSVSVTVAGDPDPSNNRASRSLKVGSLPDLSVSLGDLEPSGMTGSRDIPFPMTGACAEVLVLAWWLRRRQAPPNLLTCLILVSGIFALALVPAASGTASGISAVSVPVTIRNSGGSDAPTFILTLYLDGEKVTEHEVTDGVPAGGEVTVRVPVFALPGSHTLRVVADERGTIPDNNRLNNTAERVYAFP
- a CDS encoding DUF3344 domain-containing protein, encoding MHFPDVLLSGVVIAFVLLIPPGAATYAGDNTLRPAFLETVVGGYSFVLGNGTYSGILEPGSAYESTLLPEVPAGSSPLYHRIYVYWSWSKRGQAAIFPGIGVQSVPERPGSAPVFRDRFIDNKGFASQNDFYSGMDTYEFPAGTDLRVPFTIRILNTGSEGETFTIQGIGFLAVYTIPGGRERVIQVMEGADLLYSRYGITPEMATSRVEFPLPLAIDRVEDAELFLVAPSGGYSLTGVPEMNRLFFNRGDEGAVPLVLRPVVHILFPSFSGKTWTDIFTATELQQIGIDRREVKPFLRAGGNRAEVQDNGDYLQLTNAVLEVTYGGR
- a CDS encoding ABC transporter ATP-binding protein — translated: MAADDGAVSLRGVSKQYSATVSALREVTFSVENGEFVTIVGRSGSGKSTLLYIIGGLDYPTAGEVWVSGSPTNYRDHAALVRLRREKVGFVFQQFNLLPAMTAADNVAYPLLFHRRPRVERQARAQELLDLVGLADRAGHYPAELSGGEQQRVAIARALVASPPIVLADEPTGNLDSKTSRGIYSLLREVNQERNTTFLVVTHERDLAGFSDRSIELLDGKVVA